A genomic window from Microbacterium sp. ET2 includes:
- a CDS encoding methylated-DNA--[protein]-cysteine S-methyltransferase, producing the protein MSTAIIQTLDTPDGAFTILEHEGLVEASGWTADHAALLARLAPAHRPDAIAEGDTEAAVAVTAYYAGDSAAIDAVPVRQHGTALQHAGWEALRGIAPGRPLTYAAFAARLGNPRAVRVAASICARNAPALFVPCHRVLRSDGTLGGFAWGLDVKRALLDRETRRALAQTAS; encoded by the coding sequence ATGAGCACCGCGATCATCCAGACCCTCGACACTCCCGACGGCGCCTTCACGATCCTCGAGCACGAGGGTCTCGTCGAGGCGTCGGGGTGGACCGCCGACCACGCCGCGCTCCTCGCCCGCCTCGCCCCGGCCCACCGTCCCGACGCGATCGCCGAGGGCGACACCGAGGCGGCCGTGGCCGTCACCGCCTACTACGCCGGCGACTCCGCGGCCATCGACGCCGTCCCGGTCCGTCAGCACGGCACGGCCCTGCAGCACGCCGGGTGGGAGGCCCTCCGCGGCATCGCACCCGGGCGGCCGCTCACCTATGCCGCCTTCGCCGCCCGGCTCGGCAACCCCCGTGCGGTCCGCGTCGCGGCCTCGATCTGCGCGCGCAATGCGCCGGCGCTCTTCGTCCCCTGCCACCGCGTGCTCCGATCCGACGGCACCCTGGGAGGCTTCGCCTGGGGGCTCGACGTCAAACGCGCACTCCTCGATCGCGAGACCCGACGCGCTCTGGCGCAAACTGCCTCTTGA